One Mesorhizobium loti genomic window carries:
- a CDS encoding L-asparaginase II: MANPVLIEVLRGAIVESAHRGAVAVFDADGKPVLEIGDTSKPVFPRSAVKAIQALPLVETGAADAYGFGNRELALACASHSGEPAHVELARSMLAKAGLDKSALECGAHWPSNHDAEIALARTGDLPNALHNNCSGKHSGFLCTCVHSGIAHRGYVKAGHALQEMVRDAMQAVTGAVHGADERATDGCSIPTYAVPLKSFALGFARMATTNGFGPERAKAAKRLLAACMAEPFYVAGTGREDVALMEAAPGRIFAKGGAEGVHCAAIPELGLGIALKCDDGAHRASEAMVAAVLAKLLRADEALSAKLIELANAPIESRIGAKVGALRPTPALN; the protein is encoded by the coding sequence TCGATGCCGATGGCAAGCCGGTCCTGGAGATCGGCGACACCTCGAAGCCGGTGTTTCCGCGCTCGGCGGTCAAGGCCATCCAGGCCCTGCCGCTGGTCGAAACGGGTGCTGCCGATGCCTATGGGTTCGGCAATCGCGAGCTGGCGCTGGCCTGTGCCTCGCATTCGGGCGAGCCGGCGCATGTCGAACTGGCACGGTCCATGCTGGCCAAGGCCGGGTTGGACAAGTCGGCGCTTGAATGCGGCGCTCATTGGCCTTCAAACCACGACGCCGAGATCGCACTCGCCCGCACTGGCGATTTGCCCAATGCGTTGCACAACAATTGCTCCGGCAAACATTCCGGTTTCCTCTGTACCTGCGTGCACTCCGGCATTGCGCACCGTGGCTACGTCAAGGCGGGGCACGCACTGCAAGAGATGGTGCGCGACGCCATGCAGGCGGTCACCGGCGCTGTCCATGGCGCCGATGAGCGGGCGACCGATGGCTGCTCGATCCCGACCTATGCGGTGCCGCTCAAGAGTTTCGCACTCGGCTTTGCCCGCATGGCCACGACAAATGGTTTCGGCCCTGAGCGGGCCAAGGCGGCCAAGCGCCTGCTGGCCGCCTGCATGGCGGAGCCCTTCTATGTCGCCGGCACCGGCCGCGAAGACGTCGCCCTGATGGAAGCAGCACCGGGCCGGATTTTTGCGAAAGGCGGCGCCGAAGGTGTCCACTGTGCAGCAATTCCGGAGCTTGGCCTCGGTATCGCGCTGAAATGCGATGATGGCGCCCACCGCGCCAGCGAAGCCATGGTCGCCGCCGTCCTCGCCAAGCTGCTGCGTGCGGACGAGGCCCTGTCGGCAAAGCTCATCGAACTGGCAAACGCACCGATCGAAAGCCGGATCGGCGCCAAGGTCGGGGCGCTGAGGCCGACCCCAGCCTTGAATTGA